Proteins from one Scleropages formosus chromosome 14, fSclFor1.1, whole genome shotgun sequence genomic window:
- the wdr4 gene encoding tRNA (guanine-N(7)-)-methyltransferase non-catalytic subunit wdr4: MAALKACGCWIVSASGEKLIAVPTDPGGEPFVFDCSRAEKNPQETGKKGDDGGNEEPGSDRVLALAASPSGTFCALADDAKRLVLFGAQPTWRLISTRWVVRRCTSLAFTGAEDELLAADKSGDVYSFSVSRPQRPGELRLGHLSMLLAVAVTPDDKYIITADRDEKVRVSILKSPYNIQSFCLGHREFVSALCVPAVPPRCLLSGSGDGTLKLWEYESGRRLQSWDLKEPSDMSTADTGSEMRLAVCSLVSSPDGGHVAVLCESIPKVHLFRAEPGPEGHLASAQVLTLSHCAWDVTFDPQGRLWILVQEQEHPVVLFTRTEGGWERVRECAELSRVEETLRTHWDTFQDSMGADGRFQHLYKVNFDNMASYLQKKQERIQQQNEKKGRKRAAEHPRCNSTKKKTKEGGAAQPGS, encoded by the exons ATGGCGGCGCTGAAGGCGTGCGGGTGCTGGATAGTGTCTGCGAGCGGAGAGAAGCTGATCGCCGTTCCCACGGATCCAGGCGG AGAGCCGTTCGTGTTTGACTGCAGCCGAGCGGAGAAAAACCCGCAGGAGACTGGGAAAAAAGg AGATGACGGTGGGAACGAAGAGCCGGGCAGCGACAGGGTCCTGGCTCTCGCTGCCTCCCCCTCGGGCACGTTCTGCGCGCTCGCTGATGACGCCAAGCGGCTCGTGCTGTTTGGCGCGCAGCCCACGTGGCGCCTCATCAGCACCAG GTGGGTGGTGCGCCGGTGCACATCGCTGGCGTTCACCGGCGCCGAGGACGAGCTGCTGGCGGCCGACAAGTCCGGCGACGTGTACTCCTTCTCCGTGTCGCGGCCGCAGAGGCCGGGCGAGCTCAGGCTGGGACACCTCTCCATGCTTCTGGCTGTG GCTGTGACCCCCGACGACAAGTACATCATCACGGCTGACCGTGACGAGAAGGTGCGCGTGAGCATCCTCAAGTCTCCGTATAACATCCAGTCCTTCTGCTTAGGCCATCGAGA GTTTGTCAGTGCACTGTGTGTCCCTGCTGTCCCACCCCGCTGCCTGCTCTCCGGGTCTGGG GACGGGACCCTGAAGCTGTGGGAGTATGAATCGGGGCGACGGTTGCAGAGCTGGGATCTAAAGGAGCCGAGTGATATGTCGACTGCGGACACGGGTTCGGAAATG AGGCTTGCTGTCTGCAGCCTGGTGAGCTCCCCCGATGGAGGCCACGTGGCGGTGCTGTGCGAAAG CATTCCCAAAGTGCACCTCTTCCGGGCAGAACCAGGACCAGAGGGGCACCTCGCTTCCGCGCAGGTGTTGACCTTGTCCCACTGTGCCTGGGATGTTACCTTTGACCCCCAAGGGAGGTTGTGGATCCTTGTCCAGGAGCAGGAGCATCCAGTGGTGCTGTTCACGCGGACGGAAGGTGGATGGGAG CGTGTGCGTGAGTGCGCCGAGCTGTCGAGAGTGGAGGAGACCCTGCGGACCCACTGGGATACATTTCAAG ACTCCATGGGCGCAGACGGCCGCTTCCAGCACTTGTACAAGGTGAACTTCGACAACATGGCCTCGTACCTGCAGAAGAAGCAGGAGAGGATCCAGCAGCAGAACGAGAAGAAGGGCAGGAAGAGGGCGGCCGAGCACCCGCGATGCAACAGCACCAAGAAGAAGACCAAGGAGGGGGGCGCGGCCCAGCCGGGGTCATAA